ATATATCTTATACCTTCGTCGCTGTTCAAATTTCCATCGAATTCTTTAGCACCCAGCACGTATCCGAAGGCTGCGCTGGCACCTATAGCAGGAGCACCTCTAACAATCATATCTTTTATTGCCGCAAACGTTTCTTCATGTGTCGTGCATCGCACATATACTTCTTCCAGTGGTAGCTTCCTCTGGTCAACGAAGACGACAGAATCCCCTGTCCATTCAAGGGTCATAGTTTTTAGCTTTGGCATTGCTATCCCTCCAGTACATTGATGATGTTTTTTACAAGAGCCCTATAAGCCTGCTCGAGCTCAGAGTTTCTCATGTGTGTGATAATGGTCTTACCACTATCGGCGTTTGAAACAACCTGGGGATCGAAGGGGATTTTTGCCAACAGGGGAACAGAGGATTCTCTTGAGAGTCTTTCACCGGCACCTTCGCCGAATAGTTTGATTTCTTCACCGCATTTGGGGCATTTGAGGTAGGACATGTTCTCAACGATGCCGAGGGTTTTTTTGTTCAAGGATTTTGCAAAAGTCAAAGCCCTTTTTACGTCGAGAGCTGCAACTTCCTGGGGTGTTGTAACCATGAGCGGTCTGACATCTGGAAGAGTCTGCATGATCGTCAGAGACTCGTCACCTGTTCCTGGAGGCGCGTCAATTATCAGAAAATCGAGTTCTCCCCAGGCTACATCTCCAAGGAACTGGTAGATCGCCGAAGTCTTCAGTGGTCCTCTCCAAATTACCGGGCGATCCTCCTCGAGAAAACTAGCCATGGAAATGACTTTTAAATTTGGGAAAACTTCGGGAGGGATTATCTGCTCTTCCACCATAACAGGTTTCTTTTTGAGTCCCAACATTTTAACAATGTTGGGACCATGGAGGTCTATGTCAAGGATACCCGTTTTGTAGCCTTCGTCGGCTAGAGCAGTGGCAAGGTTGGTCGCCACAGTGGATTTTCCAACCCCACCTTTTCCAGACATGACGAGAATTTTATGTTTTATATCGGACATGTTACTCCTTATCTTTTTCATGGTTTCTGCAAGATTATTCTGGTTAGTAGCCATCATTCGGCCTCCTCGTAGACGATTTCATAACTGAAATCGCAGACTTTTTTCAGCATTGCGGATGCAAAACAATATCTTTCTTGTGAGAGTCTCACGGCTTTCTCGATTTTTTCTTTGGGGAGGTCTTTCCCTTTGAACTTATAAGTGACTTTTATTTTAGTGAAAACTTTCGGATGTTCCTCAGCGATTTCTCCATTGGCGGTGATTTCATATTCATAGTCTTTTACCTTCATTTTGTTCAGAATGGAGACTACATCCATTG
This genomic interval from Kosmotoga pacifica contains the following:
- a CDS encoding OsmC family protein translates to MEIKMSRVGNMAFHTKTPSGHDVHVDASPEVGGMDSAARPKELMLVSLLGCTSMDVVSILNKMKVKDYEYEITANGEIAEEHPKVFTKIKVTYKFKGKDLPKEKIEKAVRLSQERYCFASAMLKKVCDFSYEIVYEEAE
- a CDS encoding Mrp/NBP35 family ATP-binding protein yields the protein MATNQNNLAETMKKIRSNMSDIKHKILVMSGKGGVGKSTVATNLATALADEGYKTGILDIDLHGPNIVKMLGLKKKPVMVEEQIIPPEVFPNLKVISMASFLEEDRPVIWRGPLKTSAIYQFLGDVAWGELDFLIIDAPPGTGDESLTIMQTLPDVRPLMVTTPQEVAALDVKRALTFAKSLNKKTLGIVENMSYLKCPKCGEEIKLFGEGAGERLSRESSVPLLAKIPFDPQVVSNADSGKTIITHMRNSELEQAYRALVKNIINVLEG